One Pyrus communis chromosome 4, drPyrComm1.1, whole genome shotgun sequence genomic region harbors:
- the LOC137731598 gene encoding cysteine-rich receptor-like protein kinase 2, with translation MKKCNLSALSQNLLLLKILLLLGMAAGDPRTKTVEIMCGNQPEHNTTVFVPNFVSTMENISEQMRTSGFGVAVTGSGPDTNYGLAQCYGDLSLLDCVLCYAEARTVLPQCFPYNGGRIYLDGCFMRSENYSFYEEFRGSEDRVVCGNTTRKSSAFGESAREVVRRAVESAPSKRGYARGEVSVSGTANQSAYVLADCWRTLDESSCRRCLENASASMLGCLPWSEGRALYTGCFMRYSDTDFLNKEMGNGSSRGTVIVIVVSVISSLVVLVVGAAIGFYIWKNRYIQKKRRGTNDAEKWAKTLNDRSLNFKYSTIEKATGSFDIVNKLGQGGFGTVYKGVLADGREIAVKRLFFNNRHRAADFYNEINIISSVEHKNLVRLLGCSCAGPESLLVYEYLPNRSLDRFIFDQERAKTLNWERRYEIIVGTAEGLVYLHDNSTTRIIHRDIKASNILLDSRLRAKIADFGLARSFEEDKSHISTAIAGTLGYMAPEYLAHGQLTEKADVYSFGVLILEIITGRQNNRSTSAEYSDGIVIITWKYFQAGTVEELYDPNLMLQNFHDNFKDEIFRVVQIGLLCTQESPSLRPTMSKALQMLTKKELDLPPPANPPFIDEKTMELNDKGDDQCYPLNADGASSVASVSHSSFYPR, from the exons atgaagaaatgcaATCTTTCAGCTCTTTCCCAAAACTTACTTCTCCTGAAGATCCTGCTGTTACTAGGAATGGCTGCCGGAGATCCAAGAACGAAGACGGTCGAAATAATGTGCGGCAACCAACCTGAGCACAACACAACCGTTTTTGTTCCGAATTTTGTCAGCACGATGGAAAACATCAGCGAACAAATGCGAACTTCTGGCTTTGGCGTGGCAGTAACCGGTTCGGGCCCTGATACAAACTATGGCCTAGCTCAATGCTACGGAGATCTTTCTCTTCTAGACTGTGTGTTATGCTATGCTGAGGCGCGTACAGTGCTTCCCCAATGTTTTCCTTACAATGGGGGTCGGATTTACCTCGACGGTTGCTTCATGAGGTCCGAAAACTACAGCTTTTACGAGGAGTTTAGAGGATCGGAGGACAGGGTTGTGTGTGGGAACACGACAAGGAAGAGTTCAGCGTTCGGAGAATCAGCAAGGGAGGTTGTGAGGCGTGCGGTTGAGTCTGCACCAAGTAAACGAGGCTATGCAAGGGGTGAGGTGAGTGTCAGTGGAACAGCGAACCAATCGGCTTACGTGTTGGCGGATTGCTGGAGAACTTTGGATGAGAGCTCTTGCAGACGGTGTTTAGAGAATGCATCTGCGTCAATGTTGGGATGCTTGCCTTGGTCCGAGGGGCGTGCATTGTACACCGGGTGCTTCATGAGGTATTCGGACACAGATTTTCTCAACAAGGAAATGGGAAATGGGAGTTCCAGAG GTACCGTAATTGTCATCGTAGTTTCAGTTATCAGCTCCTTGGTGGTTTTAGTAGTTGGAGCAGCCATTGGATTTTATATCTGGAAAAACAGATatatacaaaagaaaagaagag GAACAAATGATGCAGAAAAGTGGGCGAAAACCCTAAACGACAGGAGCTTAAACTTCAAGTACTCAACAATTGAAAAGGCCACAGGGTCTTTTGACATTGTCAACAAGCTTGGGCAAGGAGGTTTCGGAACTGTTTACAAA GGAGTTCTGGCTGATGGGAGAGAGATTGCAGTGAAGAGGCTTTTCTTCAACAACAGGCACAGAGCAGCAGATTTCTATAACGAAATCAACATTATAAGCAGCGTCGAACACAAAAACTTGGTCAGGTTGTTGGGTTGCAGTTGCGCAGGACCTGAAAGCCTTCTCGTCTATGAATACCTACCAAACAGAAGTCTAGACCGCTTCATCTTCG ATCAAGAAAGGGCTAAAACACTTAACTGGGAGAGGAGATATGAGATCATTGTTGGGACAGCAGAAGGTTTAGTCTACCTTCATGACAACTCGACAACAAGGATTATTCACAGAGACATAAAGGCCAGCAACATCCTTTTGGATTCAAGGCTTCGTGCTAAAATTGCAGATTTTGGGTTGGCCAGGTCTttcgaggaagataagagtcaCATCAGCACAGCCATTGCAGGAACATT GGGATATATGGCTCCTGAATACCTAGCTCATGGCCAGTTGACAGAAAAGGCAGATGTCTACAGCTTCGGAGTGCTTATATTGGAAATCATCACTGGAAGACAGAACAACAGGAGCACATCTGCAGAGTACTCAGACGGCATTGTTATAATT ACCTGGAAGTACTTTCAAGCAGGGACTGTAGAGGAACTATACGACCCAAACTTAATGTTGCAAAATTTCCATGACAACTTTAAGGATGAGATATTCAGAGTGGTCCAGATAGGACTTCTATGCACCCAAGAGAGTCCCTCTTTACGACCAACAATGTCCAAGGCGCTGCAGATGCTAACAAAGAAGGAGCTGGACCTTCCTCCACCTGCCAATCCACCTTTTATAGATGAAAAGACCATGGAACTCAATGACAAAGGTGACGACCAATGTTACCCTCTAAATGCAGACGGTGCTTCTTCAGTTGCGAGTGTTTCACATAGTTCTTTCTATCCTAGGTAA